One genomic segment of Ancylobacter sp. IITR112 includes these proteins:
- the glmS gene encoding glutamine--fructose-6-phosphate transaminase (isomerizing): MCGIIGIVGTEPVADRLVESLKRLEYRGYDSAGIAALEGGHIARRRAEGKLRNLEDVLRQAPLDGRIGIGHTRWATHGRPSVANAHPHATTEVAVVHNGIIENFRQLRDELLASGANFESETDTEVVAHLVTRELRAGRSPAEAVAAALPRLQGAFALGFLFEGDEDLLIGARKGSPLAIGYGRGEMYLGSDAIALAPFTDTIAYLDDGDWAVLRAKGIEIRDSSNRVVERAVQKTTATAFLVEKGNFRHFMAKEMHEQPEVVAHTLAHYLDMANDTVQLPPLPFDLARLERVSIAACGTAYYAGLIAKYWFERYARLPVEIDVASEFRYREAPLPANGLAVVISQSGETADTLASLRYAGQEKQNLLAVVNVPTSTIAREAHAVLPTLAGPEIGVASTKAFTCQLATLAALAVAAGRARGVISAEEERGLVHALVEVPRLMNRALDLGPDIEHLARSFAKTKDVLYLGRGTSFPLAMEGALKLKEISYIHAEGYPAGELKHGPIALIDENMPVVVIAPYDGVFEKTMSNMQEVAARGGRIILITDEAGAKHAALETEATLVLPDMNAFITPLVYAIPIQLLAYHTAVVMGTDVDQPRNLAKSVTVE, encoded by the coding sequence ATGTGTGGAATCATCGGCATTGTCGGCACCGAGCCGGTTGCGGACCGGCTGGTCGAGTCGCTCAAGCGGCTGGAATATCGCGGCTATGATTCCGCCGGCATCGCGGCGCTGGAAGGCGGGCACATTGCCCGCCGCCGCGCCGAGGGCAAGCTGCGCAATCTGGAGGATGTGCTGCGCCAGGCGCCGCTCGACGGGCGCATCGGCATCGGCCATACGCGCTGGGCGACCCATGGCCGGCCCAGCGTCGCCAATGCCCACCCGCACGCCACCACCGAAGTGGCGGTGGTGCATAACGGGATTATCGAGAATTTCCGCCAGCTCCGCGACGAACTTCTCGCCTCCGGCGCCAATTTCGAAAGCGAGACGGATACCGAAGTCGTCGCCCATCTCGTCACCCGCGAATTGCGCGCCGGCCGCAGCCCGGCCGAGGCGGTGGCGGCGGCGCTGCCGCGTCTTCAGGGCGCCTTCGCGCTCGGTTTCCTGTTCGAGGGTGACGAGGATCTGCTGATCGGCGCCCGCAAGGGCAGCCCGCTCGCCATCGGCTATGGCCGGGGCGAGATGTATCTCGGCTCCGACGCCATCGCGCTGGCGCCCTTCACCGACACCATCGCCTATCTCGACGATGGCGACTGGGCGGTGCTGCGGGCGAAGGGCATCGAGATCCGCGATTCGTCCAATCGGGTGGTCGAGCGCGCGGTGCAGAAGACCACGGCGACCGCCTTCCTGGTCGAGAAGGGCAATTTCCGCCACTTCATGGCCAAGGAGATGCATGAGCAGCCCGAAGTCGTGGCGCACACGCTGGCGCATTATCTCGACATGGCGAACGACACCGTGCAGCTCCCGCCGCTGCCCTTCGACCTCGCCCGGCTGGAGCGCGTGTCGATCGCCGCCTGCGGCACCGCCTATTATGCCGGGCTGATCGCCAAATACTGGTTCGAGCGCTATGCGCGGCTGCCGGTCGAGATCGACGTGGCGTCCGAGTTCCGCTACCGCGAGGCGCCGCTGCCGGCCAATGGCCTCGCCGTCGTCATCTCGCAGTCCGGCGAGACCGCCGACACTCTCGCTTCGCTGCGCTATGCCGGGCAGGAGAAGCAGAACCTTCTCGCGGTGGTCAACGTGCCGACCTCGACCATCGCCCGCGAGGCGCATGCGGTGCTGCCGACGCTGGCCGGGCCGGAGATCGGCGTTGCCTCCACCAAGGCCTTCACCTGCCAGCTTGCGACGCTGGCCGCGCTGGCGGTGGCGGCGGGGCGCGCGCGCGGCGTGATCTCGGCCGAGGAGGAGCGTGGCCTCGTCCACGCGCTGGTGGAAGTGCCGCGGCTGATGAATCGCGCGCTCGATCTCGGCCCGGACATCGAGCACCTCGCCCGTTCCTTCGCCAAGACCAAGGATGTGCTCTATCTCGGCCGTGGCACCTCCTTCCCGCTGGCGATGGAAGGGGCGCTGAAGCTCAAGGAAATCTCCTATATCCACGCCGAGGGCTACCCGGCCGGCGAACTCAAGCACGGGCCGATCGCGCTGATCGACGAGAACATGCCGGTGGTGGTGATCGCCCCCTATGATGGCGTGTTCGAGAAGACCATGTCCAACATGCAGGAAGTGGCGGCGCGCGGCGGACGCATCATCCTCATCACCGACGAGGCCGGCGCGAAGCACGCGGCGCTGGAGACCGAGGCGACGCTGGTGCTGCCGGACATGAATGCGTTCATCACCCCGCTGGTCTATGCCATTCCGATCCAGTTGCTCGCCTATCACACCGCCGTGGTGATGGGCACGGATGTGGACCAGCCGCGCAACCTCGCCAAATCGGTGACGGTCGAGTAG